One window of Terriglobia bacterium genomic DNA carries:
- a CDS encoding IS481 family transposase encodes SQHRHEHLLPWLHHYNWHRPHGSLNHVPPISRSGLDRNNLLRLHI; translated from the coding sequence CTCGCAACACCGTCACGAACATCTTCTTCCCTGGCTTCACCATTACAACTGGCACCGTCCTCATGGTAGCCTCAACCATGTTCCACCTATCAGCCGCTCCGGCCTCGATCGGAACAACCTCTTGAGACTCCACATCTAA